In Argopecten irradians isolate NY chromosome 11, Ai_NY, whole genome shotgun sequence, one DNA window encodes the following:
- the LOC138335732 gene encoding carbohydrate sulfotransferase 15-like produces MISYVTGHEPYTFTEYIDYFDLAAQMLHASNDSQRKIFITGEGSPSTLWDLSWWWQYSENKNDEDPALTNAHFVRHILPDVKLVVILRNPVDRLYSDYIFMNPKEKKSKEIFHSKASRSVRLFNDCLRKHTRRHCAYQVYFGDLRLTIGLYAVFLEDWMAVFPRKQFFITTLDDYSKNQTGITSEIFDFLGLRAVDNGKEGETHYNRRRSSGIQAGAMLDETRQLLEQFYQPFDHALSSLLNDEKYLWRI; encoded by the exons atgatttcatatgttacaGGACATGAGCCTTATACGtttacagaatacatagactaTTTTGACCTAGCAGCACAAATGTTACATGCTTCTAACGACTCACAGAGAAAGATATTCATCACGG GTGAAGGTAGCCCATCAACACTCTGGGATTTATCGTGGTGGTGGCAGTACTCTGAGAATAAAAACGACGAGGACCCGGCATTAACCAACGCTCATTTTGTACGACACATTCTGCCGGATGTAAAGTTAGTGGTTATACTAAGGAATCCTGTAGATAG GTTATATTCTGATTACATATTTATGAATCCAAAGGAAAAAAAGTCTAAGGAAATATTCCATAGTAAGGCGAGCCGCTCCGTTCGCTTATTCAATGATTGTCTAAGGAAACACACTCGACGTCATTGCGCATACCAG GTATACTTTGGAGATTTACGACTAACTATAGGACTGTATGCCGTGTTCCTTGAAGACTGGATGGCAGTTTTTCCAAGAAAACAATTCTTTATCACAACTTTAGATGACTACTCTAAGAACCAAACTGGGATCACTTCTGAAATCTTTGATTTTTTAGGGCTAC GTGCAGTTGATAACGGGAAAGAAGGAGAAACTCATTACAATAGACGGAGATCATCGGGGATACAAGCAGGTGCTATGCTGGATGAGACTAGACAGCTATTGGAGCAGTTTTACCAGCCGTTTGATCACGCACTATCATCGTTATTGAATGATGAAAAATATCTGTGGAGGATATAA